One window of Macrococcus sp. 19Msa1099 genomic DNA carries:
- a CDS encoding ABC transporter substrate-binding protein/permease, with translation MQLTFVFIVLLSVFPFSTARSATDQYDVVKKNGVLRVGLSADYAPYEFEKTKNGKRVYAGIDIELSKKLAKDLGVELKIVNMQFDSLLGALKTGKIDMIASGMSPTPERKKEVDFTDYYMHVQQRMIIQKKDKDKLKAIEDFTGKAIGVQKQTTQEELAKKEIPEAEVQSLTRVPEIIMSLNTGKIDGVILEGPVGEAYLSQNKTLAFSELQFADAEKGTAIAIPKNSPKLLSELNKHIKEVNDKNLIQDYKDKANQEMFDDGSFFSKYGTFFIQGIGGTIVISLIGVLLGSLFGGILAFMKLSKNIIARTISWIYIEFIRGTPLLVQVFLVYFGTTAVLGIDLSAFICGAIALVINCAAYIAEIIRAGIKAVDKGQMEAARSLGLSNSQAMNKVIMPQAIKKILPALGNEFITVIKESSIVSVIGVSELMFNAQVVQGASFDPFTPLLIAAVVYFILTFGLSRVMNVFERRMSVSD, from the coding sequence ATGCAATTAACATTCGTGTTTATAGTATTACTATCCGTTTTTCCTTTTTCTACAGCGCGTAGTGCGACAGACCAATATGATGTGGTTAAGAAGAATGGAGTACTACGTGTGGGTCTGTCAGCAGATTACGCACCCTATGAATTCGAAAAGACAAAGAATGGTAAGCGAGTATATGCAGGGATTGATATAGAGCTCTCCAAAAAACTTGCCAAAGATTTAGGTGTGGAGCTCAAAATCGTCAATATGCAGTTTGATAGCTTGCTAGGGGCACTTAAAACAGGAAAGATTGATATGATTGCTTCGGGTATGAGTCCAACGCCTGAGCGTAAGAAAGAAGTAGATTTTACAGACTACTATATGCATGTACAGCAACGTATGATTATACAAAAGAAAGATAAAGATAAATTAAAGGCGATAGAAGATTTTACTGGTAAAGCGATCGGTGTACAGAAACAGACGACACAAGAAGAGCTAGCTAAGAAAGAAATACCAGAAGCAGAGGTGCAGTCATTAACACGTGTTCCAGAAATAATCATGTCGCTCAATACAGGAAAGATTGATGGTGTGATATTAGAAGGCCCAGTAGGAGAGGCGTATCTTTCTCAAAATAAAACCTTAGCATTCTCAGAGTTGCAGTTTGCAGATGCTGAAAAAGGAACAGCGATTGCTATTCCCAAAAATTCACCGAAACTGTTAAGTGAATTAAATAAACATATAAAGGAAGTAAATGATAAGAATTTAATTCAGGATTATAAAGATAAAGCAAATCAGGAGATGTTTGATGATGGCTCATTCTTTAGTAAATATGGAACATTCTTTATCCAGGGGATTGGTGGAACGATTGTTATTTCATTAATTGGTGTACTTCTTGGTTCATTATTTGGAGGTATCCTGGCATTTATGAAACTAAGCAAGAATATTATTGCCAGAACGATATCATGGATCTATATCGAGTTTATTCGTGGAACACCGTTACTCGTCCAAGTATTCTTGGTGTACTTCGGTACGACAGCAGTACTCGGCATCGATCTTTCAGCATTCATCTGCGGTGCGATTGCACTTGTGATCAACTGTGCAGCATATATAGCTGAGATTATTCGTGCAGGGATTAAAGCAGTGGACAAAGGACAGATGGAAGCGGCACGTTCACTTGGATTAAGCAATTCGCAGGCGATGAACAAAGTCATTATGCCACAAGCAATCAAGAAGATATTGCCAGCACTTGGTAATGAATTTATTACTGTGATTAAAGAGTCATCTATCGTTTCGGTGATCGGGGTATCTGAACTGATGTTCAATGCTCAAGTGGTGCAAGGTGCATCGTTTGATCCATTTACACCGTTATTGATAGCAGCAGTTGTGTACTTTATACTGACATTCGGATTGTCGCGTGTGATGAATGTCTTTGAAAGGAGGATGAGTGTAAGTGATTAG
- a CDS encoding aminotransferase class I/II-fold pyridoxal phosphate-dependent enzyme — translation MPTLNNNILEVTIPGTREFANKVAGLHDAVDLTLGQSGFDAPQYIKDAMIEAINDNKLRYTHNRGLIELRQAISDKLKLDFNVDYDAEHQIVVTNGGSEAIDDIFRSIINPGDEVIIPSPSYLGYEPILKLLGAKVVNIDTRDTHLIPTPEAVKRAITKDTKAILFNYPTNPTGKTLTYDQIKGLVDVLKDEDIFIVTDEIYSENIYDVEHHSFIEFDSVRDRLFVINGLSKSHAITGARVGYVVSTPELITHVTSVHLYNSICVATPSQYGALSAFTHDNKEIISMNKAYKERRDYLYDKLTQMGLPVEKPQGAFYIFPDISAYNSDSYQFATDLLESERLAVVPGSAFSKYGEGHIRLSFASTMEEIKEACVRLERFLNNYPKQPK, via the coding sequence ATGCCAACATTAAACAACAATATCTTAGAAGTAACCATTCCAGGGACAAGAGAATTCGCAAATAAAGTAGCAGGTCTACACGATGCTGTTGATTTAACGCTCGGTCAGTCCGGTTTCGACGCACCACAATATATTAAAGATGCGATGATTGAAGCAATCAATGACAATAAACTGCGCTATACACATAACCGTGGTCTTATTGAACTGCGTCAGGCTATCAGTGATAAGTTAAAACTTGACTTCAACGTTGACTATGATGCTGAGCATCAGATTGTCGTAACAAACGGAGGATCAGAAGCAATAGATGATATTTTTAGAAGCATCATTAATCCAGGAGATGAGGTGATTATTCCTTCTCCAAGTTATCTTGGATATGAACCAATTCTGAAGTTGCTCGGTGCTAAAGTCGTGAACATTGACACGCGCGATACACATTTAATTCCGACACCAGAAGCGGTCAAAAGAGCAATCACTAAAGATACGAAAGCGATTCTTTTTAACTATCCGACAAATCCAACCGGAAAGACATTGACGTATGACCAGATTAAAGGTCTTGTAGATGTGCTGAAAGATGAAGATATCTTTATCGTGACAGATGAAATTTATTCAGAGAATATATATGATGTAGAACATCATTCATTTATCGAATTTGACAGTGTTCGTGATCGATTATTTGTTATCAATGGGTTATCGAAATCACATGCAATCACTGGCGCACGTGTCGGCTATGTTGTATCTACGCCTGAACTCATTACACACGTTACAAGCGTTCATCTATACAACTCTATCTGTGTAGCAACACCAAGTCAGTACGGGGCGCTTAGCGCGTTCACACATGATAATAAAGAGATCATATCAATGAATAAAGCATATAAAGAGCGTAGAGACTATCTTTATGACAAATTAACCCAGATGGGATTACCCGTAGAAAAACCTCAAGGTGCTTTCTATATCTTCCCGGATATCTCTGCCTATAATTCAGACTCATATCAGTTTGCTACAGACTTACTAGAATCCGAACGTCTTGCAGTTGTTCCTGGCAGTGCTTTCTCTAAATACGGAGAAGGTCATATCCGTCTGTCTTTCGCATCAACAATGGAAGAAATTAAAGAAGCCTGTGTAAGACTTGAACGATTCCTGAATAATTATCCAAAACAACCGAAATAA
- a CDS encoding PTS sugar transporter subunit IIC, whose translation MRLTPKQFFMNILNGMAAGIVVALVPNAMLGELFKYLAQYNDIFINLGHLLMVFQFTLSLLAGITIGAQFKFSALQTAILSGASMLGSGAVQFNGKGFQFVGIGDLINMMLTIAISAAILIYAGNKMGSLNIVFLPLLAGILPGFIGTLTLPYVKHVTGAIGQMIERFTELNPLMMCILIGITFSLLMATPISLVAIATVISLSGLGSGAANLGIVACCYTFIFGSLKVNDRGTVLTLIIGAAKMMMPVYFKNPLIALPLFINGIVAGLCAYFFNVQGTPMSAGFGYTGLVGPINALKFMEGSFAANILSLLLAYVIIPLPIAFVTHIVLKKVMPKYQDSLYKFTPQQ comes from the coding sequence ATGAGGTTAACTCCAAAACAGTTTTTTATGAATATTCTTAATGGTATGGCGGCAGGTATTGTCGTTGCACTTGTACCGAATGCGATGCTTGGTGAATTGTTTAAGTATCTCGCACAATATAATGATATTTTTATAAATTTAGGGCACTTGCTGATGGTGTTCCAGTTTACGCTAAGCTTACTTGCTGGTATTACAATTGGTGCTCAGTTTAAGTTTAGTGCACTGCAGACAGCGATACTCTCAGGAGCATCGATGCTCGGTTCTGGTGCTGTTCAGTTTAATGGCAAAGGTTTTCAGTTCGTCGGTATTGGTGACTTGATTAATATGATGCTGACGATTGCTATCAGTGCAGCGATATTAATCTATGCCGGCAACAAGATGGGTAGTTTAAATATTGTATTTTTACCGTTACTTGCTGGAATTCTGCCTGGCTTCATTGGTACGCTGACTTTACCTTACGTAAAGCACGTTACGGGAGCGATTGGTCAGATGATTGAACGCTTCACAGAACTGAATCCATTGATGATGTGTATATTGATCGGTATTACATTCAGTTTACTGATGGCAACACCTATTTCTCTTGTGGCTATTGCTACTGTGATTAGTCTTTCAGGACTAGGAAGCGGGGCAGCGAATCTCGGAATTGTAGCATGTTGCTACACGTTTATCTTTGGTTCATTAAAGGTGAATGATCGCGGAACGGTACTGACTTTAATTATTGGTGCTGCGAAGATGATGATGCCTGTATACTTCAAGAACCCTTTAATTGCTTTACCGCTCTTTATTAACGGGATTGTGGCTGGACTATGTGCATATTTCTTTAATGTTCAAGGTACGCCGATGAGTGCAGGTTTCGGATATACAGGGCTCGTTGGTCCAATTAATGCGCTGAAGTTCATGGAAGGAAGTTTCGCTGCAAATATACTCAGCCTGCTTCTCGCATACGTGATCATTCCATTGCCGATCGCATTTGTTACACATATCGTTCTAAAGAAAGTTATGCCGAAATATCAGGATAGCTTGTATAAGTTTACGCCACAGCAGTAG
- a CDS encoding ATP-dependent Clp protease proteolytic subunit: protein MTNENKDLMLEKMIESRTILISGGIDDKSAKEVVNQLLLLDSINHEPIKLIISSPGGHVDSGYLIHDMINFVESEVKIIGAGWVVSAGVLIYLSGKKENRYALPNTRFMIHQPSGGTQGQASNMEITAKEIIRTRQKLNELIARETGKSVEEVEQHTGRDYWLNTEEAKEYGIVNKIIENQKEI, encoded by the coding sequence ATGACAAACGAAAACAAAGATCTAATGTTAGAAAAAATGATAGAATCAAGAACAATCCTAATCTCTGGAGGTATTGATGACAAATCAGCGAAAGAAGTTGTCAATCAATTATTACTTTTAGATTCAATCAATCATGAACCAATTAAATTAATCATCTCATCTCCTGGTGGACATGTAGACTCTGGTTATCTAATTCACGATATGATTAATTTCGTCGAATCAGAAGTGAAGATTATTGGTGCAGGTTGGGTAGTGAGTGCGGGCGTATTAATTTACTTATCAGGTAAGAAAGAAAATCGTTACGCATTACCAAATACACGCTTTATGATCCATCAGCCAAGTGGGGGCACTCAAGGACAAGCGTCAAATATGGAGATTACAGCGAAAGAAATTATCCGTACACGCCAAAAGTTAAATGAATTAATCGCACGTGAAACTGGTAAATCTGTAGAAGAAGTCGAGCAGCATACAGGCCGTGACTACTGGTTAAATACAGAAGAAGCAAAAGAATACGGTATCGTAAATAAAATTATTGAAAACCAAAAAGAAATCTAA